One part of the Streptomyces ferrugineus genome encodes these proteins:
- a CDS encoding GTP cyclohydrolase II: protein MPDFTAATQRARVRVPLRFQDGYRADAELVTFHGLADGLEHIAVVLGDPAPGTTPLVRLHSECLTGDVFGSARCDCGPQLREAVERIAERGGVLLYLRQEGRGIGLYNKLDAYALQDQGLDTYAANAALGLPEDARDYTAAAQMLTALGVGELDLLSNNPDKADQLRALGIEVRDRVPTGVFATPDNVRYLRAKVLQTQHTLPLGDLAELNAG from the coding sequence ATGCCCGACTTCACCGCCGCCACCCAGCGCGCCCGTGTCCGGGTGCCGCTGCGCTTCCAGGACGGCTACCGCGCCGACGCCGAACTCGTCACCTTCCACGGCCTGGCCGACGGCCTGGAGCACATCGCCGTCGTCCTCGGCGACCCGGCCCCCGGCACCACCCCGCTGGTCCGCCTGCACTCCGAGTGCCTCACCGGCGACGTCTTCGGCTCGGCACGCTGCGACTGCGGCCCCCAGTTGCGCGAGGCCGTCGAGCGCATCGCCGAGCGCGGCGGCGTGCTGCTGTACCTGCGCCAGGAGGGCCGCGGCATCGGGCTCTACAACAAGCTCGACGCGTACGCCCTCCAGGACCAGGGCCTGGACACCTACGCCGCGAACGCCGCCCTCGGCCTGCCGGAGGACGCCCGCGACTACACGGCCGCCGCCCAGATGCTGACCGCCCTCGGCGTCGGCGAACTGGACCTGCTGTCCAACAACCCCGACAAGGCCGACCAGTTGCGCGCGCTCGGCATCGAGGTCCGCGACCGCGTCCCCACGGGCGTCTTCGCCACGCCCGACAACGTCCGCTACCTGCGCGCCAAGGTCCTGCAGACCCAGCACACGCTGCCGCTGGGCGACCTCGCGGAGCTCAACGCGGGCTGA
- a CDS encoding MarR family winged helix-turn-helix transcriptional regulator, with product MTTRWLTPEEQRAWRAYIGAAHLVEDALDRQLQQEAGMPHMYYSILSSLSEAPERRLRMTDLAERLKITRSRLTYAVTRLEKDGLVGRENCRWDKRGSIAALTDEGMTVLEHAAPGHVEMVREVLFDRLSPEQVGQLEEIFAAVTEGFQGDEAHGTADDVPWRRRSTKPCS from the coding sequence ATGACGACTCGCTGGCTCACCCCCGAGGAGCAGCGCGCCTGGCGCGCTTACATCGGCGCCGCCCACCTCGTGGAGGACGCGCTGGACCGGCAGCTCCAGCAGGAGGCCGGCATGCCGCACATGTACTACTCCATCCTCTCCTCCCTGTCCGAGGCTCCGGAACGCCGGCTTCGGATGACCGACCTGGCGGAACGGCTGAAGATCACCCGCAGCCGGCTGACGTACGCCGTGACGCGCCTGGAGAAGGACGGCCTGGTGGGGCGCGAGAACTGCCGCTGGGACAAGCGGGGCAGCATCGCGGCGCTCACCGACGAGGGCATGACGGTCCTGGAGCACGCGGCGCCGGGCCATGTCGAGATGGTGCGTGAGGTGCTGTTCGACCGGCTGAGTCCGGAGCAGGTCGGGCAGCTCGAGGAGATCTTCGCGGCGGTCACCGAGGGCTTCCAGGGGGACGAGGCGCACGGCACCGCGGACGACGTGCCGTGGCGGCGCCGTTCCACCAAGCCCTGTTCGTGA
- a CDS encoding dihydrofolate reductase family protein, which translates to MPSYPYVLLSAAVSLDGYLDDTTPDRLLLSSPADFDRVDEVRASVDAILIGAGTIRADNPRLLVNSAQRRAARAASGRPEYPLKVTVSASGELDPAANFWHTGGEKIVYTTEKGAERLRRAPVAADVVALGPELDWRGLLTHLREVRGVERLMVEGGGTIHTQLLQQGLADEVQLVLAPLFVGDPKAPRLFGPGGYQGGRLRLLEARRIEDVVLMRYEPTAPGTGGLPVAADRHWLALACELAAQCPPSETAFSVGAVVVAADGTELARGYSREGGDPVVHAEEAALAKIAPGDPRLGAATVYTSLEPCTRRASRPVPCAGLILGAGVRRVVTAWREPDTFVVRADGSGVLAGEGVEVLVLPEYEGRAKGPNAHLLR; encoded by the coding sequence ATGCCGTCGTACCCCTACGTCCTGCTGTCCGCCGCCGTCTCCCTCGACGGCTACCTCGACGACACCACCCCCGATCGCCTGCTGCTGTCCAGCCCGGCCGACTTCGACCGGGTCGACGAGGTACGGGCGTCCGTGGACGCGATCCTGATCGGCGCCGGCACGATCCGGGCGGACAACCCGCGGCTGCTGGTGAACTCGGCTCAGCGGCGGGCGGCGCGGGCGGCTTCCGGCAGGCCGGAGTATCCGCTGAAGGTCACGGTCAGCGCGTCGGGCGAGCTGGATCCCGCGGCGAACTTCTGGCACACGGGCGGCGAGAAGATCGTCTATACGACGGAGAAGGGCGCGGAGCGGTTGCGGCGGGCGCCGGTCGCCGCGGATGTCGTGGCGCTGGGGCCGGAGCTGGACTGGCGCGGGCTGCTGACGCATCTGCGCGAGGTGCGCGGGGTCGAGCGGCTGATGGTCGAGGGCGGCGGCACGATCCACACGCAGCTGCTTCAGCAGGGGCTGGCGGACGAGGTGCAGCTGGTGCTGGCGCCGCTGTTCGTGGGGGATCCCAAGGCGCCGCGGCTGTTCGGGCCCGGGGGATATCAGGGCGGGCGGCTGCGGTTGCTGGAGGCGCGGCGGATCGAGGACGTGGTGCTGATGCGCTACGAGCCGACGGCGCCCGGCACCGGCGGGCTGCCCGTCGCGGCGGATCGGCACTGGCTGGCGCTGGCGTGCGAGCTGGCGGCGCAGTGCCCGCCGTCGGAGACGGCGTTCAGCGTCGGGGCGGTGGTGGTGGCGGCCGACGGGACCGAGCTGGCGCGCGGGTACTCCAGGGAGGGCGGCGATCCGGTGGTGCACGCGGAGGAGGCGGCGCTGGCGAAGATCGCGCCGGGGGATCCCAGGCTGGGGGCCGCGACGGTGTACACCAGCCTGGAGCCTTGTACTCGGCGGGCGTCGCGGCCGGTGCCGTGTGCGGGGCTGATTCTCGGGGCGGGGGTGCGGCGGGTGGTGACGGCCTGGCGGGAGCCGGACACGTTTGTGGTGAGGGCCGATGGGAGTGGGGTGCTGGCGGGGGAGGGTGTGGAGGTGCTGGTGCTGCCGGAGTACGAGGGGCGGGCGAAGGGGCCCAACGCGCACCTGCTGCGCTGA
- a CDS encoding PP2C family protein-serine/threonine phosphatase, producing MEEGRITHVRRFVRLLPALLIAAGAGYEHATPTAFTGAPFFTAAPLVAAPLYSLRGTVVTGVVAVTLLCVLRIVHGGLARAAVITELVTVGVVAVLAVLINLLVRRSDERLASVREIAEAAQRAVLPEPAERIGGFQIAARYEAAQEGASIGGDLYAVQDSPHGVRLVVGDVQGKGMGAVGAVAVVIGAFREAAEQEATLEAIAQRLERALARERTRRDGVDSREGFTTVVLAELPHGNGTVRLVNRGHPPPLLLYADGTVCPLPATEPALPLGMSELGAWPDRADEAGFPGGATLLLYTDGLSEARDDKGRFYDPEAGLAGRANARREPAALLGVLAAEARRHSAGGMADDMALMAVRRP from the coding sequence GTGGAGGAAGGGCGGATTACACACGTACGCCGATTCGTCCGGCTGCTCCCCGCCCTGCTGATCGCGGCCGGAGCCGGGTACGAGCACGCCACGCCCACCGCCTTCACCGGCGCCCCCTTCTTCACCGCCGCGCCCCTGGTCGCCGCCCCGCTCTACTCGCTGCGCGGCACGGTGGTCACGGGTGTCGTGGCCGTCACCCTGCTGTGCGTACTCCGCATCGTGCACGGCGGGCTCGCGCGGGCCGCGGTGATCACCGAGCTGGTCACCGTGGGCGTCGTCGCCGTCCTCGCCGTCCTCATCAACCTCCTCGTCCGCCGCAGTGACGAACGCCTCGCTTCGGTCCGCGAGATCGCCGAGGCCGCCCAGCGCGCCGTACTGCCGGAACCCGCCGAGCGGATCGGGGGGTTCCAGATCGCGGCGCGGTACGAGGCGGCGCAGGAGGGCGCCTCCATCGGCGGCGATCTGTACGCCGTGCAGGACAGTCCGCACGGGGTGCGGCTGGTCGTGGGCGACGTGCAGGGGAAGGGAATGGGCGCGGTCGGGGCCGTCGCCGTCGTCATCGGCGCCTTTCGGGAGGCCGCCGAGCAGGAGGCCACCCTGGAGGCGATCGCGCAGCGGCTGGAGCGGGCGCTGGCGCGGGAGCGGACGAGGCGGGACGGCGTCGACTCCCGCGAGGGGTTCACCACCGTCGTGCTCGCCGAACTGCCGCACGGCAACGGCACCGTACGGCTCGTCAACCGCGGGCACCCACCGCCCCTGCTGCTGTACGCCGACGGCACCGTATGCCCGCTGCCCGCCACCGAACCCGCGCTGCCGCTCGGCATGAGCGAGCTCGGCGCCTGGCCCGACCGGGCCGACGAGGCCGGCTTCCCGGGCGGCGCGACGCTGCTGCTGTACACCGACGGGCTGTCCGAGGCGCGCGACGACAAGGGGCGGTTCTACGACCCCGAGGCGGGACTCGCCGGGCGCGCCAACGCCCGGCGTGAGCCGGCCGCGCTGCTCGGCGTGCTCGCGGCGGAGGCGCGCCGGCACTCCGCGGGCGGCATGGCGGACGACATGGCCCTCATGGCCGTACGACGACCTTGA